Proteins from a single region of Acidimicrobiia bacterium:
- a CDS encoding aspartate aminotransferase family protein, with amino-acid sequence MTMTSDEMAAAAADHLWLHFSRLEGEPGSPLTVIERGEGAYVWDDQGKRYVDGLAGLFVVQVGHGRDEIAAAAAAQAGKLGYFPLWTYAHPTAVELAARLAAMAPGDLNRVFFTTGGGEAVESAWKLARQYFLAIGQTERVKVISRQTAYHGTTLGALEITGLEGIKDPFRPMLSGQARHVPNTLEAHRANPDDPLAGADAIEAMIIAEGPETVAAVFLEPVQNAGGCLVPPEGYFQRVREICDRHGVLLVSDEVICAFGRLGGWFGASRLGYQPDMITFAKGVTSGYAPLGGVMISDRLAEPFMGHAESFLHGVTFGGHPVSCAVALANLDIMEREDLPGRVQGLESEFRSSLNTLTDLPIVREVRGMGFFYGIELTKNGDDFSEPECEWLIRGFLSKRLLELGLICRADDRGDPVIQLSPSLVAGGDEFDLISATLHQVLLEAWKELDR; translated from the coding sequence GAGGGCGAACCCGGCAGCCCCCTCACGGTGATCGAACGCGGGGAGGGCGCCTACGTCTGGGATGACCAGGGCAAACGCTACGTCGATGGTCTGGCCGGGCTGTTCGTGGTGCAAGTTGGCCACGGTCGCGACGAGATCGCCGCCGCCGCCGCCGCCCAAGCCGGCAAACTCGGCTACTTCCCCCTCTGGACCTACGCCCACCCCACCGCCGTCGAACTAGCCGCCCGGCTCGCCGCCATGGCCCCCGGCGACCTCAACCGCGTTTTCTTCACCACCGGGGGCGGCGAAGCGGTGGAGTCGGCCTGGAAACTCGCTCGCCAGTACTTCCTCGCCATCGGGCAAACCGAGCGAGTGAAGGTGATCAGTCGCCAGACGGCCTACCACGGCACCACCCTGGGCGCCTTGGAAATCACCGGCCTGGAAGGCATCAAAGATCCGTTCCGACCGATGCTGAGCGGGCAGGCCCGTCACGTGCCCAACACCCTCGAGGCCCACCGGGCCAACCCGGATGATCCACTCGCAGGGGCCGATGCCATCGAAGCGATGATCATCGCCGAAGGACCCGAAACGGTGGCGGCGGTCTTCCTGGAACCAGTGCAGAACGCCGGTGGCTGCCTGGTGCCGCCGGAGGGCTATTTCCAGCGAGTACGAGAGATCTGCGACCGCCACGGCGTGCTGCTCGTATCCGACGAGGTGATCTGCGCTTTCGGACGACTCGGGGGTTGGTTCGGCGCCAGTCGACTCGGCTATCAGCCCGACATGATCACCTTCGCCAAGGGGGTGACCTCGGGCTACGCGCCTCTCGGAGGCGTGATGATCTCCGACCGCTTGGCCGAGCCGTTCATGGGCCATGCCGAGTCTTTCCTGCATGGCGTCACCTTCGGGGGTCACCCCGTGAGTTGCGCCGTGGCCCTTGCCAACCTCGACATCATGGAACGCGAAGACCTCCCCGGCCGCGTCCAGGGCCTTGAAAGCGAGTTCCGCTCCTCCCTCAACACCCTCACCGACCTGCCCATCGTGCGGGAGGTACGGGGCATGGGCTTCTTCTACGGCATCGAACTCACCAAGAACGGCGACGACTTCTCCGAGCCCGAGTGCGAGTGGCTCATCCGCGGGTTCCTGTCGAAGCGGCTCCTCGAACTTGGCCTCATCTGTCGGGCCGACGACCGGGGAGACCCCGTCATCCAACTTTCGCCATCGCTGGTGGCGGGCGGCGACGAGTTCGACCTGATCTCCGCCACCTTGCACCAAGTGCTCCTGGAGGCGTGGAAGGAACTCGATCGATGA
- the ald gene encoding alanine dehydrogenase, which yields MKLSVGVPTEIKADERRVALTPDGVREMDSHGVQVLVQAGAGAGASIPDDVYRAAGAEVVASADEVWARAGMVVKVKEPQASEFVHLRPDLTLFTYLHLAAYPKVADALCSAGTTGIAYETVMRPDGSLPLLAPMSEVAGRLAVQAGARFLEAPQGGRGVLLGGAPGVQPARVVVIGAGNVGWNSAWIAAGMEAEVNLLDKNLDRLRFVDQIHKGRITTLASNRGTVERCIAEADLVIGAVLVAGDRAPVVITESMVRTMKPGAVIVDVAIDQGGCVETSRETTHHDPTYTEHGVVHYCVGNMPGAVPITSTHALTNATLPYLVEVALLGITEAGRADHTLAHGLNTEGGEVVNAVVAEALTRPAGTPSHGVV from the coding sequence ATGAAACTCTCGGTGGGCGTCCCCACGGAGATCAAGGCGGACGAGCGACGCGTCGCCCTCACTCCCGACGGCGTGCGTGAAATGGACAGCCACGGCGTTCAGGTCCTCGTGCAGGCCGGGGCCGGGGCGGGCGCCAGCATTCCCGACGACGTCTACCGGGCCGCCGGGGCCGAAGTGGTGGCCAGCGCCGACGAAGTGTGGGCCCGCGCCGGCATGGTCGTGAAGGTCAAGGAACCTCAGGCCAGTGAGTTCGTGCACCTACGGCCCGACCTGACCCTATTCACCTACCTGCACCTCGCCGCCTATCCGAAGGTGGCCGACGCGCTGTGCTCGGCCGGTACCACCGGCATCGCCTACGAGACCGTGATGCGGCCCGACGGCTCGCTTCCGCTCCTCGCTCCCATGAGCGAAGTGGCGGGGCGGCTCGCCGTCCAAGCGGGGGCCCGCTTCCTCGAAGCCCCCCAGGGCGGACGCGGCGTACTGCTGGGCGGCGCCCCCGGGGTGCAACCGGCGCGCGTCGTGGTGATCGGGGCGGGCAACGTCGGTTGGAACTCAGCGTGGATCGCGGCGGGCATGGAAGCCGAAGTGAACCTCCTCGACAAGAACCTCGACCGCCTGCGCTTCGTGGACCAGATCCATAAGGGGCGCATCACCACACTGGCCTCTAATCGCGGCACCGTGGAGCGATGCATCGCCGAAGCCGACCTCGTGATCGGGGCCGTGCTGGTGGCGGGGGACCGCGCCCCGGTAGTGATCACCGAGTCCATGGTGCGAACGATGAAGCCCGGGGCGGTGATCGTGGATGTGGCCATCGACCAGGGCGGGTGCGTGGAGACTTCGCGCGAGACCACCCACCACGACCCCACCTATACAGAACACGGTGTGGTGCACTACTGCGTCGGCAACATGCCCGGCGCCGTACCGATCACCTCCACCCACGCCCTCACCAACGCCACCCTCCCCTACCTCGTGGAGGTGGCTCTCCTGGGCATCACCGAGGCCGGCCGCGCCGACCACACCCTGGCCCACGGTCTCAATACCGAAGGCGGTGAGGTAGTCAACGCGGTGGTGGCCGAAGCCCTCACAAGACCCGCCGGCACCCCCAGCCACGGCGTCGTGTGA
- a CDS encoding Lrp/AsnC family transcriptional regulator: MPEPATELDDTDKAIIRLLQVDGRAPYSKLAPQVGLSQAAVRQRVQRLTERGVMQVVAVTDPVTLGFDIQAMVAISVVGDVRQVASALEHLAEVAYVVITAGRFDLLIEVVCTDQQHLLALVNDHVRAIQGVSKTEVFTYMSLVKQTYSWGVR; the protein is encoded by the coding sequence ATGCCGGAACCCGCAACGGAGCTCGACGACACCGACAAGGCGATCATCCGTCTCCTGCAGGTTGATGGACGAGCGCCGTATTCCAAACTCGCTCCGCAGGTGGGCCTCTCCCAGGCGGCGGTTCGCCAACGCGTACAACGGCTAACCGAACGCGGGGTCATGCAAGTGGTGGCCGTCACCGACCCTGTCACCCTTGGGTTCGACATCCAGGCCATGGTGGCCATTTCGGTGGTCGGCGATGTACGCCAAGTCGCCAGCGCCCTCGAACACCTGGCCGAAGTGGCCTACGTAGTCATCACTGCGGGACGGTTCGACCTTCTCATTGAGGTGGTGTGCACCGATCAACAGCACCTGCTCGCGTTGGTGAACGACCATGTCCGAGCCATCCAGGGCGTATCCAAAACCGAGGTCTTCACCTACATGAGCCTCGTAAAACAGACCTACAGCTGGGGTGTCCGCTAA
- a CDS encoding ABC transporter permease, with protein MSTGSQPPETALGRAGRWGLTAFAAAGFVYLFLPIAVIVAYSFNKPRGKFNIIWQEFTLDNWKSPFAPGPLTDAMVLSLKVAAISAVVATILGTLMALALVRYRFRGGALIGLLLVLPITTPEIVMGSSLATLFISRGVQRGFVTILIAHVLFCTSFVALTVKARIRGFDWNLEDAAMDLGASPWRTFSRVTLPLITPGILAAGLLSFALSIDDFIITFFNSGSEETFPLRIFGASRAQISPQINVLATVVLLGSITLMLAGVVFRRRTDGH; from the coding sequence ATGAGTACCGGCTCCCAACCCCCTGAGACCGCCCTCGGTCGGGCCGGCCGGTGGGGGCTCACAGCCTTCGCGGCGGCGGGGTTCGTGTATCTTTTCCTGCCCATCGCCGTCATCGTGGCCTATTCGTTCAACAAGCCACGCGGGAAGTTCAACATCATCTGGCAGGAATTCACGCTCGATAACTGGAAGTCTCCCTTCGCTCCCGGTCCCCTCACCGACGCCATGGTGCTCTCGCTCAAGGTGGCCGCTATCTCGGCGGTGGTGGCCACCATCCTGGGGACCCTGATGGCGCTGGCCCTCGTGCGCTACCGGTTCCGAGGCGGAGCGCTCATCGGCTTGCTGCTGGTACTGCCCATCACCACGCCCGAGATCGTGATGGGCTCATCGTTAGCGACCTTGTTCATCAGCCGGGGCGTACAGCGGGGTTTCGTCACAATATTGATCGCCCACGTTCTGTTCTGCACGTCGTTTGTGGCGCTCACGGTCAAGGCCCGTATTCGCGGCTTCGACTGGAACCTGGAGGATGCCGCCATGGATCTCGGGGCGAGTCCGTGGCGCACGTTCAGCCGGGTGACCCTGCCTCTGATCACCCCCGGGATTCTCGCCGCCGGGCTGCTCAGTTTCGCCCTGTCCATCGACGACTTCATCATCACGTTCTTCAACTCAGGCTCCGAGGAGACGTTTCCCCTCCGGATCTTTGGGGCCTCGCGCGCCCAAATTTCTCCCCAGATCAACGTGCTGGCCACCGTCGTGCTGCTCGGCAGCATCACCTTGATGCTGGCCGGGGTGGTCTTCCGGCGCCGGACGGACGGGCACTGA
- a CDS encoding ABC transporter permease, producing MSRSGEDRSRRSSGIVPYGLLSPGVLWLLLFFLVPLVTLGRTSLSVKTSRFDPNDIRLTWELSNYTNAIGDYSEQFLRSFAYAGIATVACILIGYPIAYVIAFRGGRYRNVLLGLVVIPFFTSFLIRTLAWVNVLSDKGPVVSAIEYLQFSGLLESLGIMSDGRLLSTHTAVIGGLTYNFLPFMILPIYVSLEKIDLGLADAAKDLYNNGWQAFRKVVLPLSLPGLFAGSLLTFIPASGDFINAKFLGGPRNTMIGSVIQDRFLVQGDLPTAAALSFMLMIIMTIGTLIYARMLGTDDLI from the coding sequence GTGAGCCGGAGCGGGGAGGATCGTTCTCGGCGGTCGTCTGGCATCGTGCCGTACGGCCTGCTGTCGCCGGGCGTCTTGTGGCTGCTGCTGTTTTTCCTCGTGCCGCTGGTCACGCTCGGGCGGACCTCCCTATCGGTGAAGACCAGTCGCTTCGACCCCAACGACATCCGGCTCACCTGGGAACTCTCCAACTACACGAACGCCATCGGGGATTACTCCGAGCAGTTCCTCCGGTCCTTCGCCTACGCCGGTATCGCCACGGTGGCCTGCATTCTCATTGGCTACCCCATCGCCTACGTGATCGCCTTTCGTGGTGGTCGGTACCGCAACGTGCTCCTGGGTCTGGTGGTGATTCCATTCTTCACGTCCTTCTTGATCCGCACCCTGGCGTGGGTGAATGTGCTCTCCGATAAGGGGCCGGTGGTGTCGGCGATTGAGTACCTGCAGTTCAGCGGCTTGCTCGAATCACTAGGGATCATGAGCGATGGGCGGCTGTTGTCTACCCACACGGCGGTGATCGGAGGGCTCACCTACAACTTCCTCCCCTTTATGATCCTGCCGATCTATGTGAGCCTGGAGAAGATCGACCTCGGGCTCGCCGATGCCGCCAAGGACCTCTACAACAACGGCTGGCAGGCCTTCCGAAAGGTTGTGCTGCCGTTGTCGTTGCCGGGTTTGTTTGCCGGCAGTCTGCTCACCTTCATCCCGGCGTCCGGCGATTTCATAAACGCCAAGTTTTTAGGGGGGCCGCGTAACACCATGATTGGGTCGGTCATCCAGGATCGCTTCCTCGTGCAGGGAGACCTCCCCACCGCGGCGGCCCTGAGCTTCATGCTGATGATCATCATGACGATAGGCACGCTGATCTACGCCCGGATGCTCGGCACCGACGATCTCATTTGA
- a CDS encoding spermidine/putrescine ABC transporter substrate-binding protein — MTNTPMNPRPALGPLLSRRTLLGRMSALAAAGVVGPGLLAACGSDDSGDANNAEGSSNSLWHENWPAYMDEETLDLFRKDSGLDFKYTEGFNDNNEYFAKVQADLAAKKSIGPDIITPTFWLAARLIDLGWVQEVPFDNIPNAANLVPQLRKPAWDPDGRFSLPYASGMTGIAYNITETGRELTSTGDLFDPAFKGRVGMLLEMRDTVGLTMLLTGQDPTKATFEGATEAFSMIEDATSSGQIRAFTGNDYMDDLATGNYAACIGWSGDVLQLSLDNPDIRFVIPDEGGMQWSDVMVIPSGSKNAANTAAWMNYLYDPENAARITSYVGYNTPVEGVQAVMAAGDEAQQALAKSQLLFPDPATLERLNVFANLDNEAEAAFDERFSEITGA; from the coding sequence ATGACTAACACCCCGATGAACCCGCGCCCCGCGCTTGGGCCGCTGCTCTCGCGCCGAACCTTGCTCGGTCGGATGAGCGCCCTGGCTGCTGCCGGGGTAGTCGGCCCCGGCCTTCTGGCCGCCTGTGGTAGCGACGACAGCGGCGACGCCAACAACGCCGAGGGCTCCTCGAACTCACTCTGGCACGAGAACTGGCCCGCCTACATGGATGAAGAGACGCTCGACCTGTTCCGAAAAGACTCCGGTCTCGACTTCAAATACACCGAGGGATTCAACGACAACAACGAGTATTTCGCCAAGGTGCAGGCGGACCTAGCCGCCAAGAAGTCGATCGGTCCCGACATCATCACGCCCACCTTTTGGCTGGCCGCCCGGCTGATCGACCTGGGCTGGGTGCAGGAGGTCCCCTTCGACAACATCCCGAATGCCGCCAACCTCGTTCCCCAATTGCGCAAGCCGGCCTGGGATCCGGATGGTCGCTTCTCGCTTCCCTACGCCTCGGGTATGACCGGGATCGCCTACAACATTACCGAGACGGGCCGGGAGTTGACGAGCACGGGCGACCTGTTCGATCCGGCGTTCAAGGGACGGGTGGGGATGCTCCTCGAGATGCGCGACACCGTTGGCCTTACGATGCTGCTCACCGGCCAGGACCCCACTAAGGCCACTTTTGAGGGTGCCACCGAGGCCTTTTCCATGATCGAGGACGCCACCTCCAGCGGACAGATACGGGCCTTCACCGGCAACGACTACATGGACGATTTGGCTACCGGTAACTACGCCGCCTGCATCGGGTGGTCTGGCGACGTCTTGCAACTATCGCTTGATAACCCCGATATTCGCTTCGTTATCCCCGACGAGGGGGGGATGCAGTGGAGCGACGTGATGGTCATTCCTTCGGGGTCGAAGAATGCGGCCAACACCGCCGCATGGATGAACTACCTCTACGACCCTGAAAACGCCGCTCGCATCACGAGCTACGTGGGCTACAACACACCGGTGGAGGGGGTTCAGGCCGTCATGGCCGCCGGGGACGAGGCGCAGCAGGCCCTGGCGAAGAGCCAGCTCCTGTTCCCCGACCCCGCCACGCTCGAACGGCTCAATGTATTTGCGAACCTCGACAACGAGGCCGAAGCCGCGTTCGACGAACGTTTCTCGGAAATCACCGGGGCCTAG
- a CDS encoding ABC transporter ATP-binding protein, with protein sequence MIVLDHVAKRFADFVAVQDACFGIERGSFFSMLGPSGCGKTTTLRMIAGFESPTSGRIFLDGDDVSRTPAYRRNVNTVFQQYALFPHMSVFDNVAFGPRSRKVPKRDITQQVGEMLEIVRMNDFATRRPAQLSGGQQQRVALARALVNKPSALLLDEPLAALDLKLRQAMQLELKRIQRDTGVTFVFVTHDQQEALTMSDHIAVMSDGWVEQIGTPAEIYHRPATPFVAGFIGEANLLPGTVERVDGGLAAVSVPGGTVSPRSAGEVGVGSDALVMIRPERVQVGRNPPVEGSDGVPVVLQEVIFRGATLHVGLAGSDGAPLVAHLGDDHSLDGLGPGDHAWATWPRSDAYLVPSGKPATTDPHGGTPT encoded by the coding sequence GTGATCGTCCTTGATCACGTCGCCAAACGCTTCGCTGATTTCGTGGCCGTGCAGGATGCCTGCTTCGGTATTGAGCGGGGGTCGTTCTTTTCGATGCTCGGCCCCTCGGGCTGCGGCAAGACGACAACTCTTCGCATGATTGCCGGGTTTGAATCGCCAACCTCGGGGAGAATTTTTCTCGATGGAGACGACGTCTCGCGAACCCCGGCATACCGGCGAAACGTCAACACCGTCTTTCAGCAGTACGCGCTGTTTCCCCATATGTCGGTGTTCGACAACGTGGCGTTTGGTCCTCGGAGCCGGAAGGTGCCGAAGCGGGACATAACACAGCAAGTGGGCGAGATGCTGGAAATCGTGCGCATGAACGACTTCGCCACGCGCCGTCCCGCCCAACTCTCTGGTGGCCAGCAGCAGCGAGTGGCCCTAGCCCGCGCCTTGGTGAACAAGCCGTCGGCGCTCTTGCTCGATGAGCCCCTGGCGGCGTTGGACCTCAAACTGCGGCAGGCAATGCAACTCGAATTGAAGCGTATCCAGCGCGATACCGGCGTCACCTTCGTGTTCGTTACTCACGATCAGCAAGAAGCACTGACGATGAGCGATCACATCGCGGTGATGAGCGATGGTTGGGTGGAGCAGATCGGCACCCCGGCCGAGATCTACCATCGGCCGGCGACGCCGTTTGTGGCCGGGTTCATCGGCGAGGCCAATCTGTTGCCGGGCACGGTCGAGCGGGTGGATGGAGGTCTGGCGGCCGTGTCGGTGCCGGGTGGCACCGTCTCGCCGCGCTCGGCGGGCGAAGTGGGTGTCGGCAGCGACGCGTTGGTGATGATCCGCCCGGAGCGGGTCCAGGTGGGGCGCAACCCACCCGTTGAGGGCTCCGATGGAGTGCCCGTGGTGCTGCAAGAAGTGATTTTCCGCGGGGCAACACTGCATGTAGGCCTCGCCGGCAGCGATGGCGCCCCCCTGGTGGCCCACCTCGGCGATGATCACTCGCTCGATGGTCTCGGGCCCGGCGATCACGCCTGGGCTACCTGGCCCCGCTCCGACGCCTATCTTGTACCCAGCGGGAAACCCGCTACCACTGATCCTCACGGAGGAACGCCCACATGA
- a CDS encoding FAD-dependent oxidoreductase has translation MMTHLSPGYAPGVLWQETATPHPVAPQPLPDAVDVVIIGGGYCGLSAATELAHRGRSVAVLDAHDLGWGASTRNGGMVLPDLKAGPASLKARYGDLGLRLHAAVEAAFDHVEHVIAAGSIDCAYERTGQLYLSHGERAPARLDALATELASVGSAARVVRGEALRAEVGSAAFSAGLVVERSGGLHPARFHAGLTRLAEAAGASLHPHTPATAVTRAATRWTVSTPRGVIDAGHVLLATNAYADALVPALRRRVLPMGSFIIATEPLAPEVAQAVLPTGRMCFNDRNLLWYWRLDDAGRMVFGGRKRLGSVGLEEARDYLYQSMLEVYPQLAGTKVERAWGGQVALTLDRLPHCGQEGGLWYATGCNGSGVALNTWMGQRMGAAIDGEGLPAFAELPPRAIPLHSLRRAWLPLVSTWFQLQDRRAT, from the coding sequence ATGATGACTCATCTCTCGCCCGGATATGCGCCGGGCGTGCTCTGGCAGGAAACCGCCACCCCCCACCCGGTAGCGCCACAGCCGCTGCCGGACGCGGTTGATGTCGTCATTATTGGTGGCGGCTACTGCGGCCTCTCGGCAGCGACCGAATTGGCTCATCGAGGCCGATCCGTCGCAGTTCTCGATGCCCACGATCTTGGATGGGGTGCGAGCACCCGTAACGGTGGGATGGTACTGCCCGATCTCAAGGCCGGGCCGGCGTCGCTCAAGGCGCGCTACGGCGATCTCGGGCTTCGCCTCCATGCTGCCGTCGAAGCTGCCTTCGACCACGTGGAGCACGTGATCGCTGCCGGATCCATCGACTGCGCCTACGAACGCACCGGCCAGCTCTACCTGTCCCACGGTGAGCGGGCGCCGGCTCGCCTCGACGCCCTGGCGACCGAGTTGGCCTCGGTTGGATCCGCCGCGCGTGTGGTGCGGGGAGAGGCACTGCGTGCCGAGGTCGGCTCTGCGGCGTTCTCCGCAGGCCTCGTGGTTGAGCGCAGCGGGGGGCTGCACCCCGCCCGCTTTCATGCGGGCCTCACCCGACTAGCGGAGGCGGCGGGGGCCTCATTGCACCCCCACACTCCGGCCACAGCGGTAACCCGGGCTGCGACCCGCTGGACCGTTTCCACCCCCCGCGGGGTGATCGATGCCGGCCACGTGCTCCTGGCCACCAACGCCTACGCCGATGCGCTCGTGCCCGCCCTGCGTCGCCGCGTCCTCCCCATGGGGTCGTTCATCATCGCCACCGAGCCACTCGCTCCCGAGGTCGCCCAGGCGGTTCTCCCCACCGGCCGCATGTGCTTCAACGACCGCAATCTGCTGTGGTACTGGCGCCTCGACGATGCCGGACGCATGGTGTTTGGCGGACGAAAACGCTTGGGTAGCGTGGGCCTTGAGGAGGCCCGCGACTACCTCTATCAATCCATGCTGGAGGTCTATCCGCAGCTGGCCGGCACCAAAGTGGAACGGGCCTGGGGGGGCCAGGTGGCCCTCACCCTCGACCGCCTCCCCCACTGCGGGCAGGAGGGCGGCCTCTGGTATGCGACGGGCTGCAACGGCTCTGGCGTAGCGCTCAATACATGGATGGGCCAGCGTATGGGAGCCGCCATCGACGGCGAGGGTCTCCCGGCCTTTGCTGAGTTGCCGCCCCGAGCGATACCGCTGCACTCACTCCGGCGAGCATGGCTTCCCCTGGTATCGACATGGTTCCAACTTCAAGACAGGAGAGCGACGTGA
- a CDS encoding ATP-binding protein: MKILVVGSGGVGAAFAMIARRRTFFEQVVLADLDASRAGAAAEATGDPRFIGVALDASDRDEVATCIRTHGCTHVLNAADPRFVMPIFGGAFDAGATYLDMAMSLSKPHPSQPHQQPGVKLGDEQFEQAAEWEERGLLALVGMGVEPGLSDVFARHAADSLFSTISECGVRDGADLVVDGFAFAPTFSIWTTIEECLNPPVIWEKDRGWFTTPPFSEPETFVFPEGIGPVECVNVEHEEVLLIPRWVDCDRVTFKYGLGDEFIEVLQVLNKIGLDRTPTVKVRGMDVSPRDVVAACLPDPAGLGDRMRGRTCAGTWVTGTGVDGRPREVYLYHLADNEETMRRDHSQAVVWQTAINPVVALELLATRAWSGTGVLGPEAFPAQPFLDLLVDHGSPWGMEERTPQP; this comes from the coding sequence GTGAAGATCCTCGTAGTGGGTAGTGGCGGGGTTGGGGCGGCCTTCGCCATGATCGCCCGGCGGCGCACCTTCTTCGAGCAGGTGGTGCTAGCCGACCTCGACGCATCCCGCGCCGGCGCGGCCGCCGAAGCCACCGGTGATCCACGGTTCATCGGCGTGGCTCTTGATGCATCGGATCGGGACGAGGTGGCCACCTGTATCCGTACCCACGGATGCACCCATGTCCTGAACGCGGCCGACCCTCGGTTCGTGATGCCGATCTTTGGTGGGGCATTCGATGCAGGCGCCACCTACCTCGACATGGCCATGTCGCTGTCGAAACCGCACCCCTCCCAGCCCCATCAACAGCCCGGGGTGAAGTTGGGCGATGAGCAGTTCGAGCAGGCGGCAGAGTGGGAGGAACGCGGGTTGCTGGCCCTGGTGGGCATGGGGGTGGAGCCGGGCCTTTCGGATGTGTTCGCCCGTCATGCCGCCGATTCCCTCTTCAGCACCATCAGCGAATGTGGCGTCCGAGACGGCGCCGACCTCGTGGTGGATGGTTTTGCCTTCGCCCCCACGTTTTCCATCTGGACCACCATCGAAGAATGTCTGAACCCTCCAGTGATCTGGGAAAAAGACCGAGGCTGGTTCACCACCCCGCCCTTCTCCGAGCCCGAGACGTTCGTGTTCCCCGAGGGTATCGGCCCCGTTGAATGTGTGAACGTGGAACACGAGGAAGTACTCCTCATCCCGCGCTGGGTCGACTGCGACCGCGTCACGTTCAAGTACGGCCTCGGCGACGAGTTCATCGAGGTGTTGCAGGTGCTCAACAAGATCGGGCTCGATCGCACCCCCACGGTAAAAGTGCGGGGGATGGATGTGTCTCCGCGCGACGTCGTGGCGGCCTGCCTCCCCGACCCCGCCGGCCTGGGCGACCGCATGCGGGGGCGTACCTGCGCGGGTACCTGGGTCACCGGCACCGGTGTGGATGGCCGTCCCCGGGAGGTGTACCTCTACCATCTGGCCGACAACGAAGAGACCATGCGACGCGATCATTCCCAAGCCGTCGTCTGGCAGACCGCCATCAACCCGGTAGTGGCGCTGGAACTGCTCGCGACGCGGGCCTGGTCGGGGACGGGGGTACTCGGACCGGAGGCCTTCCCAGCGCAGCCATTCCTCGACCTGCTCGTCGACCACGGCTCACCGTGGGGCATGGAAGAACGTACCCCCCAACCCTGA